The Brachyspira aalborgi genome has a segment encoding these proteins:
- a CDS encoding cell surface protein has translation MRKVANILLLILIFLVFNSLAFAIDDIVDKDNLYNLIEGVTSSRAGTDRIGTIYDFSPLMEKNTPFKLGFTLLDLSHIVDNKTVISNQRIFAFLPKGFIGLSYGIFGIGYQFSLYNDLSSNKSPIAHSHSLALGIAMEKYRFNLPISVSIADKNYYGGRLSISTTPKFSFMFRGGLMNEFSISLHYGIQLSSITNEISKTSIAPMVIGFSLFGDIMLTRFDNYPVQISLPVKLAFYYGIESRWATIDAGYAEDSLTNYLYDDNGGRSSSSIRIYALLPAKFEAKLGAIYVYAMPRLMFECDIYKVDRLYNLHYGMEGELRITPVENMTFGLTAYGEGKSIMKKNAEFEIKNGFGAGLDVWGIWRY, from the coding sequence ATGAGAAAAGTTGCCAATATATTGTTATTGATTTTAATATTTTTAGTTTTTAATTCTTTAGCTTTCGCTATAGACGATATTGTCGATAAAGATAATTTGTATAATTTAATTGAAGGCGTAACTTCTTCAAGAGCGGGAACTGACAGAATAGGAACGATATACGATTTTTCGCCATTAATGGAAAAAAATACGCCTTTTAAATTAGGTTTTACATTGCTTGATTTAAGTCATATAGTCGATAACAAAACCGTTATAAGCAACCAAAGGATATTTGCTTTTTTGCCAAAAGGTTTTATAGGTTTAAGTTATGGAATATTCGGAATCGGTTATCAATTTAGTTTATATAACGATTTAAGCTCAAATAAATCGCCGATAGCTCATAGTCATTCTTTAGCTTTAGGAATTGCAATGGAAAAATACAGATTTAATTTGCCAATTTCGGTTTCTATTGCCGATAAAAATTATTACGGCGGAAGATTATCGATAAGCACGACTCCTAAATTTTCTTTTATGTTTAGAGGCGGTTTAATGAATGAATTTTCTATTTCTTTGCATTATGGAATTCAACTTTCTTCAATAACTAATGAAATATCGAAAACTTCAATAGCTCCTATGGTTATAGGATTTTCTTTATTTGGCGATATTATGCTTACAAGATTTGATAATTATCCCGTTCAAATAAGTTTGCCCGTAAAACTTGCATTTTATTATGGAATCGAAAGCAGATGGGCTACTATAGACGCGGGATATGCGGAAGATTCTTTGACTAATTATTTATATGACGATAATGGCGGACGCTCTTCTAGTAGCATTAGAATATACGCTTTGCTTCCTGCAAAGTTTGAGGCAAAATTGGGAGCGATATATGTTTATGCAATGCCTCGATTAATGTTTGAATGCGATATTTATAAAGTGGATAGATTATATAATCTTCATTACGGAATGGAAGGAGAGTTAAGAATTACTCCCGTTGAGAATATGACTTTCGGATTAACGGCTTATGGAGAAGGCAAAAGCATAATGAAAAAGAATGCCGAATTTGAAATAAAGAACGGATTTGGCGCTGGTTTGGATGTTTGGGGAATTTGGAGATATTAA